A single Anabas testudineus chromosome 10, fAnaTes1.2, whole genome shotgun sequence DNA region contains:
- the LOC113160222 gene encoding heterogeneous nuclear ribonucleoprotein A0-like, translated as MTNKLCKLFVGGLNVETTDDGLRKYFEQYGALTDCVVVMNQQLGRSRCFGFITYSTPEEADAAMAAKPHVVEGNNVELKRAIAREDANNPDILANVKKIFVGGVKDHIEPENLTEYFSQFGAVEKAEIISDKQTGRKRGFGFVFFEDTDSATKAVLTKYHTINGNKVEVKKALTKQEMSSTGGRGGRGRGRGMQNYGGGRGGGGYGGGYGGNYGGGYGYGGGYNGGGGYGGYGGYEEYDNQMGGGYSNGDFGDGYGQQQSNYGAMKGGNYSYRSGAPYNRGGGGGGYGRGGGFGAGY; from the coding sequence ATGACGAACAAACTTTGTAAGCTTTTTGTTGGCGGACTGAACGTGGAGACCACCGACGATGGCCTCCGCAAGTATTTCGAGCAGTACGGCGCCCTCACCGACTGCGTGGTGGTCATGAACCAGCAGCTAGGACGCTCCCGCTGTTTCGGCTTCATCACCTACTCCACGCCGGAGGAGGCCGACGCAGCAATGGCGGCTAAGCCACATGTCGTCGAAGGAAACAACGTGGAGCTGAAAAGGGCCATAGCACGGGAGGACGCCAACAACCCGGACATCCTCGCCAATGTTAAGAAAATCTTCGTCGGCGGCGTGAAAGACCACATCGAGCCGGAGAACCTCACCGAGTATTTCTCCCAGTTCGGCGCGGTGGAGAAGGCCGAGATCATCTCCGACAAGCAGACCGGCAGGAAGAGAGGCTTCGGCTTTGTCTTCTTCGAAGACACCGACTCCGCCACCAAGGCGGTGCTGACCAAATACCACACCATCAACGGGAACAAGGTGGAGGTGAAGAAGGCCCTCACCAAGCAGGAGATGTCCAGCACCGGCGGCCGAGGAGGACGCGGCCGAGGGAGAGGGATGCAAAACTATGGCGGTGGACGAGGTGGCGGCGGCTACGGAGGAGGCTACGGCGGCAACTACGGAGGAGGATACGGCTATGGCGGGGGCTACAACGGTGGTGGAGGCTACGGGGGGTATGGGGGCTACGAAGAATACGACAACCAGATGGGTGGCGGGTACAGCAATGGTGACTTTGGGGACGGCTACGGACAGCAGCAATCAAATTATGGTGCAATGAAGGGGGGCAACTACTCATACAGGAGCGGGGCTCCTTACAACAGAGGCGGTGGAGGTGGAGGCTACGGGAGGGGTGGTGGATTTGGCGCCGGGTATTAG